Proteins found in one Geomonas subterranea genomic segment:
- a CDS encoding HD-GYP domain-containing protein: MPAVDKKRVKSPSPKEMERISALCLEAVDALKEVFEEIVKGAVPSAEPLLERVRALARAASKDPASLLQLAPTGPGDGYTFQHSVSVGVLALALAASLGHDVEQVAECGLAGFLHDIGKTRVDLCILDKPGELSRDEILEIRKHPEYGAEIVRGMTGVPPGVIEAVLGHHVRFDRTGYPESARTLCLGVPCAVVAVADFYDATTTLRAYQRPMLRGEAIEALRRARGTVLDGSIVEGFLELTDGGV, encoded by the coding sequence GTGCCCGCTGTCGACAAGAAAAGAGTAAAGTCCCCCTCGCCAAAAGAGATGGAGCGGATTTCCGCGCTTTGCCTCGAGGCTGTCGATGCGCTGAAGGAGGTCTTCGAGGAGATCGTCAAGGGCGCGGTGCCGTCTGCGGAGCCTCTCCTGGAGCGCGTGCGCGCCCTGGCGCGGGCCGCATCGAAAGACCCCGCCTCGCTGCTTCAGCTGGCGCCGACCGGTCCCGGTGACGGCTACACCTTCCAGCACAGCGTGAGTGTCGGGGTGCTGGCCCTGGCGCTGGCGGCGTCCCTGGGACATGACGTGGAGCAGGTGGCGGAATGCGGGTTGGCCGGGTTCCTCCACGACATCGGCAAGACCAGGGTCGATCTCTGCATCCTCGACAAGCCGGGCGAACTTTCCAGGGACGAGATCCTGGAGATCCGCAAGCACCCGGAGTACGGAGCCGAGATCGTGCGCGGCATGACCGGGGTGCCGCCGGGCGTGATCGAGGCGGTGCTCGGGCATCACGTGCGTTTCGACCGGACCGGCTACCCGGAGTCGGCACGCACCCTCTGTCTAGGCGTGCCGTGCGCCGTCGTCGCCGTGGCGGATTTCTACGACGCGACCACGACGCTCAGGGCCTATCAGCGGCCGATGCTGCGTGGCGAGGCGATAGAGGCGCTCAGAAGGGCGCGCGGAACCGTGCTCGACGGGAGCATAGTGGAAGGGTTTCTCGAGTTGACGGACGGGGGAGTGTGA
- a CDS encoding HEAT repeat domain-containing protein, with product MLVIIAMDHAERIKRRDAIIPLLKDPDADVRLAASIALEALEAAESLEEVFDRLKRGDRATKVTAIYALGRIGDDKVLPILYYCAGRPEEDIRCAAVKVLGEIARPDALPTLLEKLQDPAVSVRALAIEAVSRYRNPALAAKIVPFLDENDGILDAEAALALGRMGGASLSDAMIKLLSSPFDKTRAAAATALAQLP from the coding sequence TTGTTAGTTATCATCGCTATGGACCATGCCGAACGCATCAAAAGGCGCGACGCCATCATCCCGCTTTTAAAGGACCCGGACGCCGATGTGCGCCTGGCCGCCTCTATCGCCCTGGAGGCGCTGGAGGCGGCGGAGAGCCTGGAGGAAGTGTTCGATCGCCTGAAGCGCGGCGACCGCGCCACCAAGGTGACCGCCATCTACGCCCTGGGGCGCATCGGCGACGACAAGGTGCTGCCCATCCTCTACTACTGCGCCGGGAGGCCCGAAGAGGACATCCGTTGCGCGGCGGTCAAGGTCCTCGGCGAGATCGCCCGTCCCGACGCCCTCCCCACGCTTTTGGAGAAGCTCCAGGATCCGGCCGTCAGCGTGCGCGCGCTCGCCATCGAGGCGGTATCCCGCTACCGCAACCCGGCCCTGGCGGCCAAGATCGTCCCCTTTCTGGATGAAAACGACGGCATACTCGACGCCGAGGCGGCACTCGCCCTGGGACGGATGGGAGGAGCCTCCCTCTCCGACGCCATGATCAAGCTCCTTTCGTCCCCCTTCGACAAGACCCGCGCCGCCGCGGCCACCGCCCTGGCGCAGCTTCCCTGA